From one Plasmodium coatneyi strain Hackeri chromosome 9, complete sequence genomic stretch:
- a CDS encoding Dynamin protein: MESSMYNNLRKLITVIDELRDIGLQKYINLPRICVVGTQSSGKSSVLESIVGLDFLPRGEGIVTRRPIEFRLIHIKEDSEIKHWAIFEDDKSKKFTDFNQVREHINNLTDELAGKNKGIIDEPIVLNIYSTSCPDLSLIDLPGITRVPLKNSDQTDDIERLTREMAFRYVKDPRTIILAVLPANADMSTSDALQIARKVDPKGLRTIGVITKIDLMDKGADASKMLMNDEITLRLGYTGVVNRSTADIKSGKSIAQSLKDELKYFQNHPVYKKLPPTLYGTTSLTDKLTKVLLRHIKNFLPDIKNEINDKIRLINDKLYELGTNVPLDATKKTQLLWSMITDYCEIFKNTLKGKYDKRLQVFIENNDIICGLKVRSIFNEFLDEYVGKNVTSELSDNDIDDAICLHEGDSLPGFPSPDTFEFLILPHLKKINAPVFNCLDKVSQTLEILSQKIANRVLARFPKLSEQVLDLSQTILLREKENTHNILENFIDAETNYLFTNDSSYLIEHGSIINANEDDPNNESGSQDFNSHQRLQNKRQQSNMSNSNVDSNNMQSKYYSNMMSDQEYITGKAAKFVSTAQKSVMNMWNAKEKKKTRYNAQFIQEIRRRLDCYFNIVLRNVRDSVPKIIGYFLIRKLQEKMQFELYSDLNSEQKLYDLLNEPPHVVKEREHLNRQLEILKKANQVLMKDPSITSINLDLFDANYEQDLIEFQKSLKTGNTQSATQTYKQTISSSQGSMHSMGDGPSISKRNPMMQNRNASPTSMNSNTIKSSGMMNQKMPSSTYMQQNLLNDPKGKHLFEKEPMKKKVQYNPLFD, translated from the exons ATGGAGTCGAGCATGTACAACAACCTGCGGAAGCTGATCACGGTGATCGACGAGCTGAGGGACATCGGGCTGCAAAAATACATCAACCTGCCGAGAATATGCGTGGTGGGTACACAGAGCAGTGGCAAGAGCAGCGTGCTGGAGTCGATTGTGGGGCTGGACTTCCTCCCTAGAGGTGAAGGCATAGTTACGAGGAGGCCAATAGAATTCAGGCTCATCCACATAAAGGAGGATAGCGAAATTAAACATTGGGCCATATTCGAAGATGACAAAAGTAAGAAGTTTACCGACTTTAACCAAGTCAGGGAACACATAAACAACTTAACGGACGAACTAGCTGGAAAGAATAAGGGAATTATAGATGAGCCAATTGTACTGAATATATACTCGACTAGCTGTCCAGACTTATCACTCATAGATCTTCCAGGGATCACAAGGGTGCCTCTTAAAAATTCCGACCAAACAGATGACATAGAAAGGTTAACAAGAGAAATGGCCTTCCGCTATGTGAAGGACCCCAGGACGATTATCTTGGCTGTCCTACCAGCCAATGCAGATATGTCAACAAGTGATGCGTTACAAATAGCGAGGAAGGTAGATCCAAAGGGGTTGAGAACAATAGGGgtaattacaaaaattgaTTTAATGGACAAAGGAGCGGATGCAAGTAAAATGTTAATGAACGATGAGATTACCCTACGGTTGGGCTACACAGGAGTGGTGAACCGATCCACAGCGGATATTAAAAGTGGAAAGTCCATAGCCCAATCGTTGAAGGACGAAttgaaatattttcaaaaccATCCAGTGTATAAGAAGTTGCCACCAACATTGTATGGTACCACATCTCTGACGGATAAATTGACCAAAGTACTTCTCAGacatattaaaaatttcctcccCGATATTAAGAACGAAataaatgataaaattaGACTCATAAATGATAAGTTGTACGAACTAGGAACCAACGTTCCCCTGGACGCAACGAAAAAGACACAACTCCTCTGGTCCATGATAACGGATTACTgtgaaatatttaaaaacacattaaaggggaaatatgACAAGAGGTTACAAGTTTTTATAGAAAATAATGACATCATTTGCGGACTCAAGGTGAGGAGCATTTTTAATGAATTCCTCGATGAGTACGTtgggaaaaatgtaacaaGCGAACTGAGCGATAACGATATTGACGATGCTATATGTTTGCATGAAGGGGATAGTTTACCAGGGTTTCCGTCCCCGGATACCTTCGAGTTCCTAATCCTACCACATTTGAAAAAGATCAACGCACCAGTATTTAACTGCCTAGATAAAGTTAGCCAAACTTTAGAAATACTGTCACAGAAAATTGCGAACCGAGTTTTAGCAAGATTTCCAAAATTATCCGAACAAGTGCTGGACCTATCCCAAACAATTCTCCTcagggagaaggaaaacacaCATAATATACTCGAAAATTTTATCGACGCAGAGACCAATTATCTCTTCACAAACGACTCTTCCTACCTTATCGAACACGGAAGTATAATTAATGCCAATGAAGATGACCCCAACAATGAAAGTGGAAGTCAAGACTTTAACTCTCACCAGAGGTTACAAAACAAAAGACAACAATCAAATATGTCCAATTCTAATGTGGATAGTAATAACATGCAAAGTAAGTACTACTCTAATATGATGAGCGACCAGGAGTACATCACAGGGAAGGCTGCCAAGTTTGTCAGTACAGCTCAGAAATCTGTTATGAACATGTGGAAcgcaaaggagaaaaaaaaaacaagataTAATGCGCAGTTTATCCAAGAAATTAGAAGAAGGTTAGATTGCTACTTTAACATTGTCCTACGTAATGTCAGAGATAGTGTGCCAAAAATTATCGGTTACTTCCTCATTAGGAAGCtccaggaaaaaatgcaattcGAACTCTACTCAGATTTAAACAGTGAACAAAAACTCTACGACCTGTTAAATGAACCTCCTCATGTTGTTAAAGAAAGGGAACACCTAAATAGACAACTAGAAATTCTTAAAAAAGCCAATCAGGTTCTCATGAAGGATCCAAGCATTACTTCCATCAATTTGGATCTCTTCGACGCCAATTATGAGCAAGACTTGATCGAATTCCAGAAAAGCTTAAAAACTGGAAACACGCAATCTGCCACCCAGACGTACAAGCAAACTATCAGCTCTTCCCAGGGCAGCATGCACAGCATGGGTGACGGTCCCTCCATCAG CAAACGCAACCCGATGATGCAAAACCGGAACGCCTCTCCCACCTCCATGAACTCAAATACGATAAAATCCAGCGGCATGATGAATCAGAAGATGCCCTCCTCCACCTACATGCAGCAGAACCTGCTCAACG ATCCCAAGGGAAAGCACTTGTTCGAAAAGGAGcccatgaaaaaaaag GTGCAGTATAATCCCCTGTTCGATTAG
- a CDS encoding Transport protein, whose product MRKCPTVLLLFVVLLPIVSKIVNGKKSSLVRKDTIWGYNTKVKRKKRFKVVTNRGKTELDRLGDTPLCGAARNGEHLNIALRNGGLREARLNGYQKMTFLLQKNDSCRKYTATTRSPQRTILGGEKYRAMLGIVFKGTHLCSQREKPISSVICEKESTGRGAENCLSSFFNKIKKGMNKYVDQVNKYLEEDNMLNFLWVCKNVLCKKKIIFLTFFVMINSAIISITIPRCDNLIFQHVSNRRFDNFGRLLLNCILVRVINMSLCAMRNYIFMITSSDSLKEVKKILFQVYIHKDSEYYDQMDHSEIVNRVTLEAHDFADIIPYYINPFIRNFFSIILNFSYMFYLNYKLSSVIMSCFFISSVLTIISTKLKKRRIKSINREKSRNTKISLEALSNINVIKLFSTELYECSKYSQSLGDILGLQIKKERFNLLHMVISKLFVLVTYLLILVKGDALLRGNEIDRNTFTSFFFYINNIYSYIDILDYYIDICDIVNQYRHIIRLIKERAQTGGGHIEPSASNSSDLGSCPSNNNATAKRMDLHLDRTARSSESDVVLQFKNVFFKYKNTNNYVLKNLNFKILKNTNNVILGKSGGGKSTLLKLMLNFYKCSKGKVYLYNKPISHYRGREIMDKVSYVQQDWKLLKGTIKENLTYGITDDYTNFDMLDLINISKCCTCHEYISRLRKRYETIISNRTELLTSSQKQKICIARALARNPKILLLDESTSAVDKDNERVIFQNIRQNSLFKDLTIIRITHKKANLDLADNIFVLKEGYISRQKNV is encoded by the exons ATGCGGAAATGTCCCACCGTGTTGCTCCTGTTTGTGGTTCTCCTGCCAATAGTGAGTAAAATAGTTAACGGAAAGAAGAGTAGCTTGGTGAGGAAGGATACCATATGGGGTTACAACACGaaggtgaaaaggaagaaacgatTTAAGGTAGTAACGAATAGGGGGAAGACCGAACTAGACCGGCTGGGGGATACCCCCCTATGTGGTGCCGCACGAAATGGGGAACATTTGAACATCGCGTTGCGGAATGGAGGGCTGAGGGAGGCACGTCTAAACGGTTATCAGAAGATGACGTTTCTGTTGCAAAAAAACGATTCATGCAGGAAGTACACAGCAACGACGCGTAGTCCCCAGAGGACAATACTTGGCGGTGAAAAATATCGAGCAATGCTAGGGATAGTCTTTAAAGGCACTCACCTTTGCAGCCAGAGGGAAAAACCGATAAGCAGTGTTATATGTGAAAAGGAATCAACTGGAAGGGGTGCAGAAAATTGTctgtcttccttttttaacaagataaaaaaaggaatgaacaaatatgtaGACCAAGTGAACAAGTATCTGGAGGAAGACAACATGTTGAATTTTTTGTGGGTATGTAAAAATGtcttgtgtaaaaaaaaaataatttttttaacattttttgtaaTGATAAATAGCGCAATTATTAGTATCACAATACCTCGATGTGATAATTTGATATTCCAACATGTATCAAATAGAAGGTTCGATAATTTTGGGCGTCTTCTACTGAATTGTATTTTGGTGAGAGTGATTAACATGAGTTTGTGTGCGATGCGGAACTACATTTTCATGATTACCAGTTCGGACtccctaaaggaagtgaaaaaaatcttGTTCCAAGTTTATATCCATAAGGACAGTGAATACTATGACCAAATGGATCACAGCGAAATTGTGAACAGGGTAACTTTGGAAGCACACGACTTTGCAGACATCATCCCCTATTATATAAACCCATTCataaggaattttttttccatcattttaaatttttcgtATATGTTTTACTTGAATTATAAATTATCGTCAGTCATTATGAGttgctttttcatttcctccgTGCTTACGATAATTTCGACGAAgctgaagaagaggaggataaAATCCATAAACAGGGAGAAAAGCAGAAACACGAAAATATCGCTGGAGGCACTGAGCAATATTAATGTGATCAAACTGTTCAGTACTGAACTGTATGAGTGCAGTAAATATTCCCAGTCGTTGGGGGACATTCTGGGTCTTCAAATTAAGAAGGAGCGTTTTAACCTCCTCCACATGGTGATAAGCAAGCTGTTTGTTTTGGTAACATATCTACTCATTCTGGTAAAGGGGGATGCACTCTTAAGGGGGAACGAAATTGACAGGAATACCTTCAcgtcttttttcttttacataaataatatatactcGTATATTGATATTCTGGACTACTACATAGACATATGCGACATTGTGAATCAATACCGCCACATCATCCGGCTGATCAAGGAGCGGGCGCAGACAGGGGGGGGGCACATTGAACCGTCTGCTAGTAACTCCTCCGACTTGGGCAGTTGCCCCTCTAATAACAACGCAACTGCGAAACGAATGGATCTACACTTAGACAGGACCGCGCGAAGCAGCGAATCCGACGTGGTGCTGCAATTCAAGAACGTCTTCTtcaaatacaaaaatacaaacaactacgttttgaaaaatcttaatttcaaaattttaaaaaacacaAATAATGTCATCCTGGGAAAAAGTGGAGGGGGAAAATCAACGCTGCTAAAGTTGATgctaaatttttacaaatgcTCCAAGGGGAAGGTGTACCTTTATAACAAGCCAATTAGCCATTACAGGGGAAGAGAAATTATGGACAAAGTTTCCTACGTCCAACAGGATTGGAAGCTACTTAAAGGGACGATAAAGGAAAATCTGACCTATGGCATCACAGACGATTACACCAATTTTGACATGCTTGATTTGATTAATATTTCCAAGTGTTGTACTTGTCATGAGTATATAAGCAGACTGAGGAAGAGGTACGAAACGATTATTTCGAATAGGACCGAATTGCTAACTTCCTCTCAAAAGCAGAAAATTTGTATAGCCAGAGCGCTAGCCAGGAATCCGAAG ATCCTCCTCTTGGATGAGTCCACCTCAGCCGTGGACAAGGACAACGAACGAGTCATTTTCCAAAACATAAGACAGAATTCGCTTTTTAAAGACCTAACTATAATTCGCATAACGCATAAGAAGGCCAATTTGGACTTGGCGGACAACATTTTCGTTCTGAAGG agGGGTACATAAGcagacaaaaaaatgtttag